The nucleotide window GTCCGTTAAGGCAACGGTAACCTTTGAGAGAAAAGAGGTAGCACAGGCTGTAGGGAGCCGTTGTAGATACAACAGTAGAACAGTGATAGCTTTTGTAGATAGCGCAGTAGAAGTAGAGTATACACGTGACTTGATGATATTAGACTGAAGATTATGGCTTTTGACCAGTGGTCTCTATAGTTATAACTTTAACTGtgttggattgagggatttcgGGGAAGGGaaagaagagaatggaaggtatGATACTTTTTCATTTCTCATGTTTATGACCACCATAGGTAGCTCATAGCTGTATTAATGATTTGTCCCTGGATTTGGAAGGGCTACGTGGTTGATATATATTGCCCCGTTtccatatataaattataaaggcAAAAGATAAACATAGAATTAGAAAGACAACATGGGCCTGGGTTTTTCTTTAAATCATACTGCCCAAAGTTTCTTTAATCATTTGCACCCCTCTCAGTCATTTGTACACGCATGGTGGTGCCAAATGGGTTTTTTGCAGTCCTGTAAGCTTCTTAAATAAGCACGCGATCTAACACTTAACAGTTGACAGCATCGATTGTCCTATACTGAGCTTAATGGGTTTTGTTCCTCGAGTTGAATGAGCCTTTTGCTTTGACCTTTTAGATATTATCCACCTAATCATGatgttgggcttgggccttgTGGTTAGTCTCatattgtttaaaaaaaaaaaaaaaggtattagCAAGAAACTCAGCATAGTTTGGGAAAGTAAATCTGTAATATAAAGAGAGTGAATCAAGCAAATTAATTTATTGCTTCTGTAATCCAAGAGATCCCTTCTTTAGTGGCTCCTTTATTATCTTGGATTTTTGGTGATCTGTTAGGTGaaagagaattttatttttttaaaacacactCTAAAATAGGAAAATTGGTAGTATTATATATGTCCGATTTGGCCGGCACAGTTTCTATACTGCAGTGTAACCTAGCAAAACGTTAACTTGTACTACATTTTACTAGTCGTGGAAAATGTACGATCAGTCTCTCTAAAAAATCCGCAACACTCTCCTTTATCAACACAACCCTCCTCAATTGTTGCCAACACAAGACCACCAACAACACTTCCtgttagagagagagggaaagagagCCATGGATGGAATGCATGATCATGGCATGGGTGATATGGGTATGGGTATGGGTATGGATATGGGTGCACCACCACCGATGGGTCACTTTATGCCGCCGCACCAGCACATGATGATGCGCATGACCTTCTTTTGGGGGAAGAATGTCGAGGTACTGTTCAAAGGATGGCCTGGACACAGTTCTAACATGTACGCTGTGTCCTTGATAGTcgtcttttttttgggtattattGTCGAGTGGCTCTCTCACTGCCAGTTAATCAAGGCCGGTACGAACCATGTCGCGGCCGGGTTGGTTCAGACCGTGATGCACGCTTTGAGGGTTGGTGTTTCTCTGCTGCTGATGTTGGCTGTCATGTCTTTCAATGGTGGTGTGTTCTTAGCCGCCGTGGTCGGTCATACTGTGGGGTTCTTGCTTTTTGGGAGTGGGATTTTCAAGAAATCAGACACTACTCCTCCTCACAAAACTTTTCAGTCCGATCTTCCTCCAATGACTTGTTAATTGATGAATAATCCATCTCTGGAAATAATCAACTTTTCATATGTCATACATGCTTAAtcaaatatttatgttttggGTGCTAATTATGATGTTCA belongs to Tripterygium wilfordii isolate XIE 37 chromosome 2, ASM1340144v1, whole genome shotgun sequence and includes:
- the LOC119980550 gene encoding copper transporter 6-like, yielding MDGMHDHGMGDMGMGMGMDMGAPPPMGHFMPPHQHMMMRMTFFWGKNVEVLFKGWPGHSSNMYAVSLIVVFFLGIIVEWLSHCQLIKAGTNHVAAGLVQTVMHALRVGVSLLLMLAVMSFNGGVFLAAVVGHTVGFLLFGSGIFKKSDTTPPHKTFQSDLPPMTC